ATACGAAGTTCAGAAGAATACTGCATCATAACTACTGGAAACATTTACAACGATTATCCCGGGCATCCCTATACCCATTTTTATCTGGAAATTGATACCAAGCACTTGACATTTTTAGATCAGTATGACCCGGGAGGGAATTATTTTCATATCAAAGAATTTACTAAGGACAGCCTTTGAATTCGTACTTAGCGGAGGGACTGAAGAACGGGAATTAGACCTCAAACTGACTCCATCTTTGAATTACCCAGATGTTTTTGAGGGCTCCGTTCTTTAGTCTCGAAGCGAACTTTAATCACTTCTTCGCCGAACTCAAGTTGCGGACGTGTAAATTTTTGTTCCACTACTATAAGAGTTAATAATGTGATGTAAACGAATGACCTTGTTTTACTTCTACAGGAATCCCCGCCACCATCAGGTACACTTCATCTGAAATGGCGGCAACTTTTTGATTAAATAATCCTGCTAAATCCCGAAATTGCCGACCCAGAGGATGTTCCGGAACCAAACCCCAACCCACCTCATTGGTGACCATGATGACATGACAGGAAGCATGTTGAATGGCATCGACAAAATGATTCATTCTCTCCTCCATCATTTCATTGGCAAGGAGCCAGTTGCTCAACATCATGGTTAGACAGTCTACCAATATGACATCATAACCCTGAGCTGATTCTTTCACTGTTTTACTGGTTTCAATCGGCTCTTCAAGGGTATGCCAATGGAAAGGACGCCTCTTTTTATGCTCATCTATTCTCCTTCGCATCTCGTCGTCCAAAGGCTGAGAGGTTGCCAGATATAGCACATTTTTCCCCAATTGGCCGGACAATTTCTCTGCAAAATGGCTCTTTCCACATCTCACTCCTCCGGTAATCAAAATTTTTGTATATGTTTCAGTCATGGGATTCAACCACTCCTGTTGATACCCCTGCCTGTTCAAATGTGGCCATTTCATTCATAATCCTTTGAACCGTATCAATGACCGAAAACATTAAACATGCTCCCGTTCCTTCTCCCAGCCTCATATTCATATGAAGTGAGGGGTTTAAATCAAGTAGTTGTAGAGCAATTTGATGTCCCGGTTCAACTGATTTATGCGATGGAATCAGATATGCCTTCGCAGCAGGGCTTATGCGAACAGCAGTAAGGGCGGCTACAGTAGAGATAAACCCGTCAATGACAACAGGAATGCGATTGGCTGCACATCCAAGGATAAGTCCAGCCATTGCCCCAATTTCCAATCCTCCTACCTTATGTAAAACATCTATCGGATCTTCAGCATTCGGGCAATTGATTTGAAGGGCTTTTTTTATCACATTTACTTTATTTATGTATCTGGCATCATCAATCCCCGTTCCTCTACCCACCACTTCTTCCACTGATTTGTTAGAGAGAGCAGCCAGCATAGCGGATGATGCGGTGGTGTTTCCGATTCCCATTTCACCTGTAGCAATTAATGCAGTCCCTTGGGTCAATTCCCACTCTGCCATCTCAATGCCAACCTCTATCGTCCTTAAAGCCTGGTCCCTTGTCATGGCTGGTCCCTTTACCATATTTGCTGTACCATTCATTACTTTTTTATTGATTAATCCGTCCAATTTCGATAAATCCGCATCCACTCCAACATCAACACAGGTAACCTTAGCTCCAGCTTCTCTGGCCATGACATTAATCGCTGCTCCGCCATGAAGAAAATTGAACACCATTTGTACAGTTACTTCCTTGGGAAAAGCAGAAACTCCCTCTTCCACTACTCCATGATCACCTGCCATGACCACAACGGATTTTTTTTCAAAGATACATTTTCTTAATCCGGTGATACCAGCCAATTGAATGGCTATATTCTCCAACTGCCCTAGACTCCCCTGTGGTTTGGTTAATTGATTAATGTGATTGAATGCTGCTTCCATTGCTTCCTGATCCAACGGCTTGATATTTGTAATGATTTGATCAATTTTTTCCGTCATCATTTCCTTCTCTCCCCCCTAAATATGATTTAAAGCAAAAACACCTACAGAGTCCGGGAATGGACACCATAGGTGTAAAAAACATATACCTAACAGTTACTCCCTTTTATCCCGAAGGGTGCTTACTTCCACAAACAGGCAGGTCTCCTGGCTCTTGGATCATCACTGTTCCATCCCTTCCCATCGATCAGACAGTGGATTTCTATGGAACAGCTCCTCAATTACAGTGGCGGGTCCGCGACGGATTTACACCGTTCTTCCCTTTTCACTTCATCTGAAAAAATGAAGACCTGTTTGCACCAATGATATTTAATTTTCAATCATTTTTATTATAGTGCATGATCATGAAGGAGACAAGAAATTAATAAATTTCTATTTATACATTTATCCATCCCAACGCCATGCTGTGCAATTACTTTTAATCTATATCTATTTATCAATAGAATAGGCTTATAAGGGCAGTCAGTTAATCTCCCGGAAGGGAGGTGATGCCTGTGGATGTTTATCAAACACTCAATCTAATGATTTCTTTTGCAACATTGATATGTTAATTAGTGTTAGATCAAAAAGAATTGTTAATTAAGGACTCTGTTTAACTCCCCCTTCTGCAGTTGATACATCTTATAGTACCGTCCTTTCTGCTCCATAAGCTCCTCATGGGTTCCCCGCTCCACAATCTGGCCGCGATGAAGAACGAGAATCTGATCGGCATGCTGTATAGTCGACAAGCGATGGGCGATGATAAAAGTGGTTCTCCCTTTTGAGAGAACCTGTAATCCACTCTGAATCAGGGCCTCTGTTTCACTATCGATGCTGGCCGTAGCTTCATCCAAAATGAGGATGGCTGGATTATAAACCAACGCTCTGGCAAAGGTAATCAACTGTCTCTGACCGGCAGACAGCGTGCTTCCCCTTTCTTTTACCGATTCTTCATACTTGTCAGGCAGACGCTCGATAAACTGATCGGCACCTACAGCTTTTAATGCATCCTTTACCTGCTCCAGAGCAATCGAATCATCATATAGACGGACATTAAATTGAATATCACCGGTAAACAAGAACGGGTCCTGCAAAACCAAAGCCATATGGTGTCTTAAACCATGAACCGGCAGGGACTTAATGTCCCCTCCGTCAATGCAAATCCTTCCTTTGTTGGCCTCATAAAAACGAAGCAGCAGATTCATAATGGAGCTCTTTCCGGAACCCGTATGGCCAACAAGGGCCACCGTTTGGCCGGGTTTGGCTTCAAATGAAATATCCTTTAGCACATAATCATCATTTTTATAAGCAAACCATACATGTTCAAATGTTACATGTCCCTTGGGTCTCGGGATCTTGGTCTCATCATCCGTCTCACAGGGAGGTTCATCCAGGATTTTGAACACCCTTTCGGAAGAAACCAGTGCCTGTTGCAGATTGGACAGGCGCTCCATGATCATGTTTACCGGCTCAAAGAAACGTCCCAAATAATCCACATAAGCATACAATACGCCTAATGAGATGACATCCCTCAAAGATTGGCTGCCAAAGTACCAGATGATCAGGGCAAGAACCAATTTATTGATCAAATCTACGACGGGTCGGAGCAGCAATCCATCCAGCTTGATTTCCCTCATTCGTCCCTGAAAATATTCCTCATTTAGTTTGTTAAACTCTTTTTCCATCTCCTTCTCTTTGCGAAAGGCCTGAATAATAGTCATCCCCTGAATGGATTCGTTAATGGTCGCATTCATTTCACTTAATTTGGCACGGATTAAAGAAAAATTTCGAGATGAATACTTTTTGAATACGAGAATGATAACAGCCAGAATTGGCATAATTGCCAAGGTTAAAAGGGCCAGCCGGGGTTGAAGGATAAACAGGGCTATGAATATCCCGATCAAATAGATTCCATTTTGGACGAAGTTTGCCATCACGCTAACAAACATTTCCCGAATCGCTTCCGTGTCATTGGTTACTCTGGTGATAATCTGTCCTGTTGGAGTTTTGTCAAAAAAGGAAACGGAGAGTCTCTGCAAATGGGAGAATAATTCTATTCTTAAGCGCTGTATAATTCGATGGGCGGTTGACTGCAAAGTAAATAACTGGATGTAATTAAGCCCGGCGGAAACCAGGATCAAACCCACATACAAAAAAACCAGGGTAAGCAACGGAGAAATCTCCAATTCATAAAAAAGCTTTACCTCCTCATTGGAAAGAAGGACTGCCGGATATTTCTCCCGATTTTTTCCCAACGTAATCTCCAGCCAGGTACCCTGATCTGAAGAGATGACTTTGCGCTCTCCATCAAAGGAAATGACTGTGGGAATCACGTAATAGTTCATGCCCACCTGAAGAATTTGGGCACGGGGGAAATTTACAGATTCGGCTTCCGTTATCCAGTCTTCCCTTACCCACTCCTTCCCTTGAAAATCGACTTTCTTTGCTTCAGCAGGACTTTCTCCATTGGGATATATGATCCATGGCTTCTCTATTCCCAAAATATGCTCATCAATGGCGATCTTGGCAATAAACGGTCCTGTTAATTCTGCTCCGGCTGCAAACAGGAGAATCAGAAGAGCAAAGAATATCTTTTTTCGAAAGGGCCCGGCATATCCGACTAATCGAGAAATTGTGGAGGATTTCATCTTTCAGCCCCCTTATCATCATGTTCATGGTCTGTCATATTCAAAGACTCTTCCAATTGCTGCCTGCGGAATTGTTCACTGTACCACCCTTGGGTGGCCATCAATGAATCATGGGTTCCTTTTTCAATCATTTCCCCTTGATCCAGCACTAGGATTAAATCGGCATGGTGAATCGCCGATAATCGATGAGCTGCTATAATGGTTGTTTTTCCTCTTCTTTCCTTGCGGATGTTTTCCAGAATTCTCTCTTCCGTTTTTGCATCTACGGCAGATAATGAATCATCCAGGATAAGAATCTCAGGATTGGTCAACAATGCCCTTGCGATGGCAATTCTTTGCTTTTGTCCTCCGGAAAGCATTACTCCCTTTTCCCCAATTAAGGTATCCAGACCTTCCGGAAACTGCTCAATATCCTTTATGAGTGAAGCCACATTCAGTATATGAACTAATTCCTCAAAGGTAGCGTCGGGTTTTCCGAAGGTGATATTCTCCTGAATTGTTTTTGAAAAAAGCAGATGCTCCTGGGGAACATATCCCACCCAGCCCCTCAGTGCAGAGAGAGAAATTTTTTCTAAAGGTACATTGTTGATAAAAATCTTATTCTCTTCTATAGGAAAAAGGTATAACAACTGTTTAAGGAGAGTCGATTTTCCGCTTCCGGTTTTACCGACTACCCCCAATGTTTGACCCCTCTCAAGCTGAAAGGAAATATGCTTGATCGCGGGACTTTGAGAGCCCGGATAAAAAAAGGTGAAATCTCTCATTTCAATAGATTCAGGAACCGCTATTGAGATCGAATTTTCTTTTTCTTCCACATCCGGTTTCTGCTGAAATAGGTTCTCCAATCGATCAAGGGAAGCGTTCCCTCTTTGGACAATGTTAAACAGCCATCCAAAAGCAAACATCGGCCATATTAGAAGCCCAAGGTATAAATTAAATGAAACCAGTTCTCCCAAAGAGATTTCGCTGTTAAATACTAGGAAGGCACCGTATGCCAAGGCAATTAAAAAGCTGCTGCTGATAATCGTTGATATGGTTGGTTCAAAAAGGGCATCAATCCTGGAAACACGGATATTTTTGTCTAGAACGTCGGATGAAACTTTCTCAAAAGCATGAATATCCGCTTTCTCCTGAACAAAGGAACGGATCACCCGAACTCCGGAAATCGATTCCTGAACATGGTCATTCATTCTCCCAAAAGCCTCTTGAGCATCAAAGAATCGCTTATGAAGCAATCGTCCATAAAAACTGGTTGCCCAGGCCAAAAACGGCATCGGGATTAAGGCAGCAAGAGTGAGCTTCCAACTGATTACGGTAACCATAGTGACGAAGGTAATTAAAGTCATCACAATGGAGTCAACCAAAGTTAAGACACCTAGCCCTGCGGTCATTTCTATGGCATTAATATCATTCGTCGCTAATGCCATTAAGTCCCCAGTTCTACTTCGATGATAAAAAGATGGAGTCATTTTCGTCAAATAATGAAACAATTTGGATCTTAATGTCTTCTCCAGCAGAAGAGATCCGCCAAATAAAAAATATCGCCAGTAATAACGTAAAACGTATAGCATTACGGCGATGAACATAATAAGAAGAACGGTCTGATTCAGGGATTCTGAGGTCAAGGTGCCGGATCGGATAAAATCAATAACCTCACCAATTAATTTTGGAGGAATCAAAACCATCAGATCAATGACTACCAAGAGGATAATTCCAAGGGTATATTTCTTCCATTGCTCTCTGAAAAACCACCCCAGTTTTTTAAAGGCGTTCATTTTATGTCCTCTCTCTTTCTCTTTTTCTGTAAACACTTCTCTTTACCTTTTTTCGCTACCCATATTTTATATGTGTTTTACAGAAATTTCATTATGAAAATTTAAGCACAAACTCGAAGGCTGTCCTTAGTAAAATCATTAGTTCCATCCATTCATATATTTGGGAAATAAGTGCATGTACAACCAAAAGAAAAAATCCCTGTTAAAAAAGGGATTTTAAAGATTATTAGACGTAACCTGTTTTATGAAACAGGTTTATGCAAATAGCTCCTTAAAAAGTTCAACATATTTATTCATCTTTTTTGCCATGTGAAAAGCCTCGTTTAGCTGTTCCTGTGATAACGGATGTGTTTCAACCAGCTGGATCAATTCCCTCTTGGTTTCCGATGAGAGAATCTGATTGCCTTCCAATTTTTTTATGACATCTTCTTTTGAATGATCAATGTTGCATACAGTTTTCTCTTTTTCCATTGTTGGCACCTCCTATTTACATTTTAACTGTTATTTTCTGATACGGCTAGATTTTAACTATTTTCGCCAGAAGTCCCCTTGCTCTAAGGTGGGGGATGAATGGCGATTTATCCAAGAATCCCTTCATAAGACGAGAGGGCAAACCTTTCTTTTCTCTGGAAAAGAAAGGCGAAACTTGCTATAATGAACATATGTTCCTTGATAACTGAATGATACAGGGTTGCCAT
This is a stretch of genomic DNA from Microaerobacter geothermalis. It encodes these proteins:
- the cobT gene encoding nicotinate-nucleotide--dimethylbenzimidazole phosphoribosyltransferase, whose product is MTEKIDQIITNIKPLDQEAMEAAFNHINQLTKPQGSLGQLENIAIQLAGITGLRKCIFEKKSVVVMAGDHGVVEEGVSAFPKEVTVQMVFNFLHGGAAINVMAREAGAKVTCVDVGVDADLSKLDGLINKKVMNGTANMVKGPAMTRDQALRTIEVGIEMAEWELTQGTALIATGEMGIGNTTASSAMLAALSNKSVEEVVGRGTGIDDARYINKVNVIKKALQINCPNAEDPIDVLHKVGGLEIGAMAGLILGCAANRIPVVIDGFISTVAALTAVRISPAAKAYLIPSHKSVEPGHQIALQLLDLNPSLHMNMRLGEGTGACLMFSVIDTVQRIMNEMATFEQAGVSTGVVESHD
- a CDS encoding ABC transporter ATP-binding protein, with the translated sequence MKSSTISRLVGYAGPFRKKIFFALLILLFAAGAELTGPFIAKIAIDEHILGIEKPWIIYPNGESPAEAKKVDFQGKEWVREDWITEAESVNFPRAQILQVGMNYYVIPTVISFDGERKVISSDQGTWLEITLGKNREKYPAVLLSNEEVKLFYELEISPLLTLVFLYVGLILVSAGLNYIQLFTLQSTAHRIIQRLRIELFSHLQRLSVSFFDKTPTGQIITRVTNDTEAIREMFVSVMANFVQNGIYLIGIFIALFILQPRLALLTLAIMPILAVIILVFKKYSSRNFSLIRAKLSEMNATINESIQGMTIIQAFRKEKEMEKEFNKLNEEYFQGRMREIKLDGLLLRPVVDLINKLVLALIIWYFGSQSLRDVISLGVLYAYVDYLGRFFEPVNMIMERLSNLQQALVSSERVFKILDEPPCETDDETKIPRPKGHVTFEHVWFAYKNDDYVLKDISFEAKPGQTVALVGHTGSGKSSIMNLLLRFYEANKGRICIDGGDIKSLPVHGLRHHMALVLQDPFLFTGDIQFNVRLYDDSIALEQVKDALKAVGADQFIERLPDKYEESVKERGSTLSAGQRQLITFARALVYNPAILILDEATASIDSETEALIQSGLQVLSKGRTTFIIAHRLSTIQHADQILVLHRGQIVERGTHEELMEQKGRYYKMYQLQKGELNRVLN
- a CDS encoding group-specific protein — encoded protein: MEKEKTVCNIDHSKEDVIKKLEGNQILSSETKRELIQLVETHPLSQEQLNEAFHMAKKMNKYVELFKELFA
- a CDS encoding ABC transporter ATP-binding protein yields the protein MNAFKKLGWFFREQWKKYTLGIILLVVIDLMVLIPPKLIGEVIDFIRSGTLTSESLNQTVLLIMFIAVMLYVLRYYWRYFLFGGSLLLEKTLRSKLFHYLTKMTPSFYHRSRTGDLMALATNDINAIEMTAGLGVLTLVDSIVMTLITFVTMVTVISWKLTLAALIPMPFLAWATSFYGRLLHKRFFDAQEAFGRMNDHVQESISGVRVIRSFVQEKADIHAFEKVSSDVLDKNIRVSRIDALFEPTISTIISSSFLIALAYGAFLVFNSEISLGELVSFNLYLGLLIWPMFAFGWLFNIVQRGNASLDRLENLFQQKPDVEEKENSISIAVPESIEMRDFTFFYPGSQSPAIKHISFQLERGQTLGVVGKTGSGKSTLLKQLLYLFPIEENKIFINNVPLEKISLSALRGWVGYVPQEHLLFSKTIQENITFGKPDATFEELVHILNVASLIKDIEQFPEGLDTLIGEKGVMLSGGQKQRIAIARALLTNPEILILDDSLSAVDAKTEERILENIRKERRGKTTIIAAHRLSAIHHADLILVLDQGEMIEKGTHDSLMATQGWYSEQFRRQQLEESLNMTDHEHDDKGAER
- the cobU gene encoding bifunctional adenosylcobinamide kinase/adenosylcobinamide-phosphate guanylyltransferase — its product is MTETYTKILITGGVRCGKSHFAEKLSGQLGKNVLYLATSQPLDDEMRRRIDEHKKRRPFHWHTLEEPIETSKTVKESAQGYDVILVDCLTMMLSNWLLANEMMEERMNHFVDAIQHASCHVIMVTNEVGWGLVPEHPLGRQFRDLAGLFNQKVAAISDEVYLMVAGIPVEVKQGHSFTSHY
- a CDS encoding putative holin-like toxin, coding for MPVDVYQTLNLMISFATLIC